Within bacterium, the genomic segment GATCACATCAACCGTGTCGCCTGGGACGACCGATGAACGTCTCATCCCGTTGATCGAAAGAGTGTCGGGCAAAGCGCTCGGCAGGGATTTCGGCGTCTGCTACAATCCTGAATTCATCGCTCTGGGTAGCGTCATCCGAGACTTCTTGAATCCCGACATGGTGTTGATCGGTGAGAGCGACCGCCGCGCCGGAAGTGAGTTGGCGTCGATCTACCGGCACGTCTGCCAAAACGAGCCATTGATCGCACGCATGTCGGTCGTGAGTGCCGAGATCACCAAGATCAGCCTCAACGCATACGTGACGATGAAGATCAGCTTCGCGAACACACTGGCGAGCATCTGCGAGGCAATCCCGGGTGCCGATCTCGACCGCATCACGGAGGCGTTGGGCGCCGACCGACGGATCTCTCCCCATACACTCAAGGGTGGCCTCCCGTTCGGTGGTCCGTGCTTCCCGCGGGACAACCGCGCGTTTGCCGCGTTTGCCGGTCGCCTTGGCGTGGACGCGGAGTTGGCGAAGGCGTCTGATGAAATGAATGGAGACCGGGCCGAGCGCGTCGCCGATTTCGTCCTGCACCAGCTCTCGGCCGGCAGCCGCCAGAGTGTCTCGATCCTCGGTCTCGCCTATAAAGCCAATACTCCCGTGGTGGAAGAGTCTCCGGCCATACAGATCATCCAGCGGTTGTTGAAGAAACGCGCCGGCATTACCGTGTACGATCCTTTGGCTCTCGACGGCGCGCGGGCGGTGTTTGGGGACCGGATCAGCTACGCGAGATCGGTGAAAGAATGCGTGGCTGGCAGCGCTGTCTGTGTCATCACCACACAGGCAGAGGAATTTCGATGCATCGACCAGAGTTATTTTTCGGACACGCCTGCCGTGGTCGTCGACTGCTGGCGGATCCTCGATTCATCGAAACTGGGGCCCTGTGTCAAGTACATCCCGATGGGCATGGTCCCATCGCCGTCTGCAGGGGGAAGGACTTCCCCGGGCCCGCGTACCCACCTGGACTCATTGCAGAACCCGGGCGGTGGGGTGCGAGTAGCGCGGCGCATGGCACGATGAACACGGGAGGATTCGCTTCGACTCCCATTAACGAGGTCGCCGAGTACTGGAATGCGCGGCCGTGCAATATTCGGCACTCGCCTAAGCCCTTGGGCACACGCGAGTACTTCGATGAGGTGGAGCGCCGTAAGTATTCCGTGGAGCCGCACATCCCGAAATTCGCTGAGTTTGATCGTTGGCAAGGTAAGCGAGTGTTGGAGATCGGGTGCGGCATCGGCACTGATACTGTGAATTTTGCCCGCCATGGAGCGCGGGTCACAGCAGTCGATGTCTCAGGGCAGTCGGTGGGGATTGCAAGGCGTCGCGCAGAAGTGTATGAGCTGGAGGATCGGATCAGATTTTACGTGGGCAATGCGGAAGAGTTGTCCGATTTTGTTCCTGTGGAAGCCTATGATCTCGTCTACTCATTTGGTGTCATTCATCATACTCCGCATCCTGAGCATGTCATTAGGCAAATTGGGCGATATCTGTGTCCAGGGGGCACGCTCAAGATGATGGTCTATCACAGGCGATCATGGAAGGTCCTCAATATCCTGCTTGTTCGCGGTCATGGCCGATTTTGGGCTCTCGATGAGATCCTAGCAACGTATTCGGAGGCGCAGATCGGTTGTCCGGTAACCTATGCATATCTCCCTCGCCATATCCCGATGCTGCTGGACCGATTTCGGATCCGGGAGATCAGCATTCATCACATCTTCCCCTATCAAGTACGGGATTATGTGCAGTACCGGTATTGCAAGGCATGGTGTTTCCGGATCATGCCGGAGCCGGCCTTCCGGTGGCTGGAGCGGCACTTCGGGTGGCACATGTGTGTGACGGCCGAGATGTGTTGAAGGAACAAGCTTTCCAAGAATGAATACCGTCCTCGAATCCGATCAACAGAGACGACATTCCGGCGCACAAGCGGACGGCAGCCGGGAAGTGATCATCCGGCGCACGCGCGGGTTGCGATTTCTCGACCTTAGAGAACTGTGGGCCTATCGGGAACTTGTTTTCTTCCTGACCTGGCGAGACGTCAAGGTGCGCTACAAACAGACCATCATTGGGGTTGCCTGGGTAATTCTCCAGCCTCTCGCCATGGTGGTCGTGTTCACTCTGCTCTTTGGCAAGCTGGCGAAGATGCCCTCGGCTGGCGTTCCGTATCCGTTGTTTGCTCTCGCCGCTCTGGTGCCCTGGCAGCTGTTTTCGCGCTCTATCTCGGAATCAACGACCAGCCTGGTCGCGAACCAGCAACTCCTCGCGAGGGTGTATTTCCCGCGGATCAGTGTCCCATTGGCGACGACACTTGCGGCAACTGTGGATTTCGCCATAGCGACCGGGCTGCTTGGCGTCTTCATGGTCGTCTACCGAGTTGCCCCGACACCCGCCATGATCTGGTTTCCCGCTTTCGTATTGCTCTTACTCATCACCGCGCTTGGGGTGGGCTTCTGGCTTTCTGCGCTAAATATCGAGTATCGAGATGTCATGTACGTCGTGCCCTTTCTGAACCAGTTCTGGTTTTTCTTGACGCCTGTCGTGTATCCGGGTGGTTTGGTCCCGGCTCAGTGGCGCGTCCTCTATGGGCTCAATCCGATGACAGGAGTGGTAGAGGGGTTTCGCTGGGCCCTTCTTGGCACCGGTGAAGGCCCTTCGCATATGCTTGTCGTGTCCGTGTTCATTTCGTGCTGCCTCTTTATTAGCGGGATCATCTGGTTTCGCCTGAGGGAACGGACATTCGTCGATGCCGTCGGCGGCGGGGGGCGATAGGCGTGTCCGGCCCTGTCATACGGAGCGAGGGGCTCGGGAAACGATACCCCATTGGTGAGCTGCAGCGGTACAAAGCACTGCGCGATGTGCTGACACAGCTAGTCTCCGCACCATTCCGCATGGCCTTCAGCGGTCGGACTCAGATGGCTGCAGGGCGCGCATCGCGCGGATTCGTTTGGGCGTTAAGAGACGTGTCCTTTGAAATCGATCAAGGTGAGGCCGTCGGGGTCATTGGGCGCAACGGGTCAGGCAAGAGCACGCTCCTGCGGCTCCTTTCACGGATTACCGAGCCGACGGAGGGTCTCGCTCGGGTCCGCGGCCGGGTCGGGTCCCTCCTGGAAGTGGGGACTGGGTTCCATCCTGAATTGACGGGTCGCGAAAACATCTACCTGAACGGATCTATCCTGGGCATGAAAAAACGTGAGCTGGACGGCAAATTGGACGAGATCGTGGCGTTCGCCGAAGTAGAGAAGTTTCTCGACACTCCCGTCAAGTTCTATTCAAGCGGCATGTATGTGCGACTGGCGTTTGCGGTCGCCGCGCACTTGGAACCGGAGATCCTCTTTGTTGATGAAGTGTTGGCTGTCGGAGATGCGGCGTTTCAAATGAAATGTCTGGGAAAGATGGCGGAAGTGGGGACACAAGGGCGCACGGTCCTCTTCGTCAGCCATCAGATGAATGCGATACGAAAACTGTGCACGCGCGTACTGTGGCTTGAAACTGGACGCGTGAAGATGTTCGATTCGACGGTGAAGGTGGTGAGCGCCTACGAGACAGCGCTTTCCACTGTGCGCATGGGCGAGTCGAGAGCGGAAGATACATCCGGCCATGTCGCTGCGAGGTTCCTGGGTTGGGAGATTGTCGATCACCAGGGAGAACAACCGAACGTGCTGGCGACGCAGGGGGCTGTGAGGATAAAGTTCATCGTCCAGGTCAACAAGCCGATTCGGCGCGGACACCACGGGATCGCGCTATGGAGCAGCGACCACCAACTGATGTGGGGGTGGTCGACGGATCACCTCGATTTGGCCCCTGGCGTTCACGGCCTCGAATACGCCCTCCCGGGCCTGCCATTGAAGCCTGGGTCGTATTCCTGGAAAGTGAGTCTTTACAGTGAGGGAGCGCTGGTGGACGAATGGTACTGCGTGCCCGAGTTGATCATTGCAACGCTCCCTTTGACGCATCCTCGAGACGAGTGGTCGGGGATCCTCAATATCCCCTGTGAATTACGTGTTCTCGCAGCATCGTCGAGTGAGAGCCCGTCCCGGGACACCAGGGTCCCTGCGGCCGAGCTCGCGGGAAGGTAGCGACGCGCAATGATGCCGACGCAAGTCCACAAGCATCCTCCACTCTCCACCGAATCCCAGTGCCCCCAGCGGACGTTTTCCCCCCCGCGGCCCGAGAACGTCAACGACCAGTCAGAGCCTGGACTGGCGGTCTCGGTTGTCGTTCCGTGCAAGAACGACGCTCGATACCTTCCAGCCGCCCTAGAGAGTATTCTTACCCAAAACTACCCTCTTCTGGAGTGCATCGTCGTAGACGGCGGCTCTACGGATGGGACACTTGACCTCCTCAAGCGGTATGGCGATAGGATTCGGTGGCTTTCCGAGCCTGATCGCGGCCCATTCGACGCCATCAACAGAGGCTGGCAACTCAGCAAAGGTGAGATCCTCGCCTGGCTGAATGCTGACGATCTCTGGGAGCCTGGCGCCGTCCGCACCGTGGTCGACTTCTTTGAACACTCACCGGATGTTGACGTTGTGTACGGGATTGCCCGCGCGATCGACGAACATGGACGGGTCCACGGGGATCTTGTGCCACGCACGTGGGATTTGGAACATGCGCTTCGTTCTTGCCACCACGTGATCTTTCAACCCGCCTCCTTCATGCGTCGCCGAATTCTCGAGCAAGTCGGGTGGCTCTATCCTGCCTGGTGCCATGATCATGACCTCTGGTTGCGAATCGCACGAGCCGGCGGGAAGTTCGCTAAGCTTCCCGTTCGGGTTGCGATGGACCGCGTGCGGTCCACCAATTGGGGTGATAGGCCGGAGAACCTCATCCCGGGCAAGCTTGCGTTGACCCAGCGCTTTTTCGCCGATCCTGGACTGCCGCCAAGACTCAGGCGCCTTCAGCGTCGAGCGATCAGTGGGGCCTATGCGCTCGCCCTCGACTACCTTCGAATCGCCAAGCCTCGGGACTGGCTACCGGCCGCTCGCTTCTTGGTGCAAGCGATCGCGGTGGATCCAGGAAACACCCGCTTGATCGGTGAGCGGCTGATGCAACTCTTCCGACGGCGCATCAAGTCGCTACTCTCCTGTGTCTTTAAGCTCCGCTCCAAGATATTGGGCGCAAGCATCACTTGGCGCATGATGCGACTGGCTCTTCCACGAGCGGTATCCAGCCAGCCACCGCAGCACCCGCCGCTTTCGCTATCAGAACTGCCGCCCGAGATCCACGGGACCCCATCCACGTTGCGCCGAATCCCCGGCTGGCACACGCATTGGGGCGTCGATATCCCGTCGGATCCCCTGCTCTCGGGGCGTCTCGCCCTGTGGTCTTCCCTAAAGGGCCCCGTGCTCATGCGGTGGGTTGCCGATCTCCTCATCGCCGTCTGGCCCGGTAACGAGATGTCACGCGTCCTGTTCCTTACAGG encodes:
- a CDS encoding ABC transporter ATP-binding protein, encoding MAAGRASRGFVWALRDVSFEIDQGEAVGVIGRNGSGKSTLLRLLSRITEPTEGLARVRGRVGSLLEVGTGFHPELTGRENIYLNGSILGMKKRELDGKLDEIVAFAEVEKFLDTPVKFYSSGMYVRLAFAVAAHLEPEILFVDEVLAVGDAAFQMKCLGKMAEVGTQGRTVLFVSHQMNAIRKLCTRVLWLETGRVKMFDSTVKVVSAYETALSTVRMGESRAEDTSGHVAARFLGWEIVDHQGEQPNVLATQGAVRIKFIVQVNKPIRRGHHGIALWSSDHQLMWGWSTDHLDLAPGVHGLEYALPGLPLKPGSYSWKVSLYSEGALVDEWYCVPELIIATLPLTHPRDEWSGILNIPCELRVLAASSSESPSRDTRVPAAELAGR
- a CDS encoding nucleotide sugar dehydrogenase → MKPSHAPASRVLEEVPARTTLSVIGLGKLGACTAACLAARGFDVIGVDINEDSVRAVNRGEMPVHEPQLQEFITTAGPRLRATTQYADAIEASGITFVIVPTPVQPDGQFSDKYLAEALTHLAHAFRRTRKRYHLFVITSTVSPGTTDERLIPLIERVSGKALGRDFGVCYNPEFIALGSVIRDFLNPDMVLIGESDRRAGSELASIYRHVCQNEPLIARMSVVSAEITKISLNAYVTMKISFANTLASICEAIPGADLDRITEALGADRRISPHTLKGGLPFGGPCFPRDNRAFAAFAGRLGVDAELAKASDEMNGDRAERVADFVLHQLSAGSRQSVSILGLAYKANTPVVEESPAIQIIQRLLKKRAGITVYDPLALDGARAVFGDRISYARSVKECVAGSAVCVITTQAEEFRCIDQSYFSDTPAVVVDCWRILDSSKLGPCVKYIPMGMVPSPSAGGRTSPGPRTHLDSLQNPGGGVRVARRMAR
- a CDS encoding ABC transporter permease — translated: MNTVLESDQQRRHSGAQADGSREVIIRRTRGLRFLDLRELWAYRELVFFLTWRDVKVRYKQTIIGVAWVILQPLAMVVVFTLLFGKLAKMPSAGVPYPLFALAALVPWQLFSRSISESTTSLVANQQLLARVYFPRISVPLATTLAATVDFAIATGLLGVFMVVYRVAPTPAMIWFPAFVLLLLITALGVGFWLSALNIEYRDVMYVVPFLNQFWFFLTPVVYPGGLVPAQWRVLYGLNPMTGVVEGFRWALLGTGEGPSHMLVVSVFISCCLFISGIIWFRLRERTFVDAVGGGGR
- a CDS encoding methyltransferase domain-containing protein; translated protein: MNTGGFASTPINEVAEYWNARPCNIRHSPKPLGTREYFDEVERRKYSVEPHIPKFAEFDRWQGKRVLEIGCGIGTDTVNFARHGARVTAVDVSGQSVGIARRRAEVYELEDRIRFYVGNAEELSDFVPVEAYDLVYSFGVIHHTPHPEHVIRQIGRYLCPGGTLKMMVYHRRSWKVLNILLVRGHGRFWALDEILATYSEAQIGCPVTYAYLPRHIPMLLDRFRIREISIHHIFPYQVRDYVQYRYCKAWCFRIMPEPAFRWLERHFGWHMCVTAEMC